In the Malaya genurostris strain Urasoe2022 chromosome 1, Malgen_1.1, whole genome shotgun sequence genome, one interval contains:
- the LOC131440261 gene encoding xaa-Pro aminopeptidase ApepP, whose translation MQKLVLQTTVTWKLATVFLLASILLAVIPTVVANQLRSAHRIKCLSPNREKVQDNITLHHRLTALRNEMRTRSSTQSTEVDAYVITSFDEHMSDQLMESDQRLKFLTGFSGLGLAVVTTRSAALWIDRSLYQQAEHEVNCNWKIFHNEEHAAVREWIANELSPESRVGADPQLVPHSLWHSLERQLNLHSIKLIKVNRNLVDLVWGSQRPAPKSNSIKVHPVRFAGERWDGKVNKLRSNLTSLRCDAMIVTSLTEVAYVLNLRGSDIPYTPVFKAYLIVSNREIVLYTNRTHITTGLINHLKSHNCHNEYCVQVKDYEDVWRDLRTFSQHWKRILVPSTIVFDMGASEAIYSVVPRETVLNKPSPIIFLRAQKNEVERQGMKRAHIRDAAAFCEAMSYLEKRFIAGDDFTEQSFAREIDRSKKIQDLSEGTSFRTVVAFGPNSGDPHYAINNLTDHVIGDDNTIIIDSGGQYQDGTTDVTRTIHLGDPKPGHIEAYTNVLIGMIHMSMTSFPENLKPTELDALARGPVHGNRNAFPYGSGHGIGSYLSVHESPISSTHTAKQRYTFREGYFFAYDPGYYIPSEFGIRLENVLEVQDTGTVHPSGHKFFTFQDVTLAPFEPKLIDSEMLSTTEVKWINDYNARIRQLVGDELKRKQKMDAFYWMMNKTRNIPDPSYSGADASATTCRNAVLLLVTVVVGLIYRLLVSTDKL comes from the exons CTTCAATTCTTTTGGCAGTAATCCCAACGGTAGTGGCCAACCAGCTCAGATCTGCTCACCGAATCAAATGTCTTAGCCCTAACCGTGAAAAG GTACAAGATAACATCACTCTGCACCACCGACTGACAGCGTTGCGTAACGAAATGCGCACCAGGTCGTCAACCCAGTCGACAGAAGTGGACGCCTACGTGATCACTTCGTTTGATGAGCACATGTCTGATCAACTGATGGAGTCGGATCAACGGTTAAAATTTCTGACAGGTTTCTCTGGCCTTGGGCTTGCAGTGGTTACCACTAGGTCCGCTGCTTTGTGGATCGACCGATCACTTTACCAGCAAGCAGAACATGAAGTGAATTGCAACTGGAAGATTTTCCACAACGAGGAACATGCGGCCGTTAGAGAATGGATTGCT AACGAACTATCGCCGGAATCTCGAGTTGGTGCCGATCCGCAACTTGTTCCACATTCTCTCTGGCATAGCTTGGAACGTCAGCTGAATCTTCACTCGATCAAACTCATCAAGGTTAATCGTAATCTAGTTGATTTGGTTTGGGGTTCTCAACGACCGGCACCCAAATCGAACTCCATCAAAGTACATCCGGTACGTTTCGCCGGAGAACGTTGGGATGGCAAAGTCAACAAACTTCGTTCCAATCTGACCTCACTTCGCTGTGATGCTATGATCGTTACATCGCTCACCGAAGTGGCATATGTTCTGAACTTACGAGGTAGCGACATCCCGTACACTCCAGTGTTCAAAGCTTATCTGATTGTTAGTAATCGGGAGATCGTTCTTTATACTAACAGAACTCATATCACAACGGGATTGATCAATCATCTCAAATCGCACAACTGCCACAATGAGTACTGTGTTCA AGTTAAAGACTACGAGGATGTTTGGCGAGATTTGCGAACATTTTCGCAGCATTGGAAGCGTATCCTTGTTCCGTCGACGATCGTTTTCGACATGGGAGCATCGGAAGCTATCTACTCGGTTGTGCCTCGAGAAACAGTCTTGAACAAACCGTCGCCTATAATTTTTCTTCGGGCTCAGAAAAATGAAGTAGAGAGACAGGGTATGAAACGAGCTCACATTCGAGATGCCGCTGCGTTTTGTGAAGCAATGAGCTATCTGGAAAAACGG TTTATCGCAGGAGATGACTTTACGGAACAATCGTTTGCACGAGAAATCGATCGtagtaaaaaaattcaagatcTTTCGGAAGGTACATCGTTCAGAACGGTTGTTGCGTTTGGTCCCAACAGTGGTGATCCTCACTACGCAATAAATAATCTTACGGACCACGTTATCGGCGACGACAACACGATCATTATCGATTCCGGTGGTCAGTATCAAGATGGCACTACTGATGTTACCAGAACCATTCATTTAGGAGATCCAAAACCAGGCCACATAGAAGCGTATACTAATGTTCTGATTGGGATGATACACATGTCCATGACTAGCTTCCCGGAGAACTTGAAGCCAACTGAGCTAGACGCTCTAGCTAGAGGACCTGTTCATGGAAATAGGAATGCGTTCCCTTACGGATCGGGGCACGGGATTGGCTCATATCTTTCTGTGCATGAAT CTCCCATAAGTTCCACTCATACGGCAAAGCAGCGTTACACCTTCCGTGAAGGCTATTTCTTCGCATACG ACCCGGGTTACTACATTCCATCCGAATTTGGTATTCGATTGGAGAATGTTCTGGAAGTTCAGGATACGGGAACAGTTCATCCGTCTGGACATAAATTCTTCACCTTTCAAGATGTCACGCTGGCTCCGTTCGAGCCCAAATTGATTGATAGTGAGATGTTAAGCACAACCGAG GTCAAATGGATTAACGACTACAACGCCCGTATCCGGCAACTGGTTGGCGATGAACTAAAGCGAAAACAGAAGATGGATGCTTTCTATTGGATGATGAATAAAACGCGAAACATTCCCGATCCCTCGTATTCGGGAGCCGACGCTTCTGCTACGACCTGCCGGAACGCGGTTCTACTATTAGTCACCGTGGTGGTAGGTCTCATCTACAGACTTCTGGTTTCTACTGATAAACTCTAA